GCCGCTTTCAAGAACGGCAGTATCGACGCCTGGTCGATCTGGGATCCCTATCTCGCCATCGCCGAAGCCGATCCCGATACGCGCATTCTGACGACGGCCGAGGGTATCGTCGATTCCTACAGCTACTTTCTCGCCAACAAGGATTTCACCGACGGGAACGGCACCGTCATCGTCAACGTGCTGGACGAGCTCGCCAAGGTCGGCCGCTCGGCCCAGGACAATCTCGATGCGACGGTCAAGGAGCTCTCGGAAATAACAGGCGTGCCTGAGAACATCACGCGGGTGGCGCTGCAGCGTCCCGGCGCCGATCTCGGCAGCGTGACGACGGTGAGCGATGCGGCAGCCGCCTATCAGCAGGCGCTGGCCGACGAGTTCTACAATCTCGGCATCGTGCCGAAGAAGCTGACAACCGGCGATATCGTCTGGCATCCGAAGGCTAGCTGACTTCGTCAGGCCCCGGGCGAGCTGACCGCCGCCGCGCAAGCTGGCCAAGTCAGCCGCTGGGCGAGCTGATCTCTTCCGCAGTTTGGGGTGGCGCTGGGGCAGGGCCTGGCGACCGCGGCATGGGAGCATACCCATGCCGCGGAACCGGGCAAAATTATTCTCCAGACCCGGTTAGAATAGCAAATTGATATTGTCGATCTAATTAGTCGTCTATGTCACTATCTCCGCATGATCAAACGCGACCGGTTCGCGACTTTGGTTCGCAAAAGGGCGCGGCCGAAAGCCACGAGAACGGAGAAGAGATTTCATGTTTACACGCAGACAGACGCTCGGCCTTTTCGGTGCTGCGGCCGCAACGACCATTCTGCCGCAGGTTCGCTCCGCAAACGCCGCGGCCACTACACTGCGCATCGGCTGGCAGAAGTTCGGCGTGCTGCCGCTTGCCAAGGCTGCTGGCGCACTTGAAAAACGGCTTGAGGCCAAAGGTGTGCGCGTCGAGTGGAACGAATTCACCTCCGGCCCGCCGCTGCTCGAAGCAGTCGGCGCCGGCGCCCTGGATTTCGGCGTTTCCGGCGATGTGCCTCCGCTCTTTGCGCAGGCAGCCGGTGGCGATCTTCTTTATGTCGGCGCCTATCGCGGCCCGGCCGCTTTCCACGGCCTGCTGGTGCAAAAGGATTCGCCGATCCAGAAGCTGGAAGATCTCAAGGGCAAGAAAGTCGCCTACAAGCGTGGCTCCAGCGCCCATAATTTTGCGCTCAAGGTGCTCGCCAAGGCCGGGCTTTCTCTCTCCGATATTACCGAAGTCGACCTGCCGCCACCGGATGCGGGTGCCGCTTTCAAGACCGGCAGCATCGATGCCTGGGCGATCTGGGATCCCTTCTTCGCTGTTGCCGAAGCCGATTCGCACACAAGAGTACTGACGACTTCGGAAGGTCTGCTCGACAATTGGGGGTACTTCCTCGGAAACGGCGCCTTCACCAACGCCAATCCCGAAGTGATCGTCGATGTCATCGACGAGCTTGCCAAGGTGGGTGCGGCCGCACAGGTGAATCTCGACGATACGGTGAAAGCGCTCGCCCAGATCACTGGCGTGCCCGCCGATATCACCCGCGTCACGCTCACCCGCAGCCAGGCCGACCTCGGCAAAGTTTCGCTAGTTCCGGATGCGGCTCTCACCTACCAGCAGGCGCTCGCCGACGATTTCTACAAACTCAAGATCGTGCCGAAGCAGCTCACGATCAGCGATATCGTGTGGCATCCGAAAGCCAGTTGATCGGGTAACCGGACCGATTTCAGACATTTATAAGAAAGGAATGCGCTCATGACCGCTTCATCCGACCCGATCAATT
Above is a genomic segment from Rhizobium viscosum containing:
- a CDS encoding aliphatic sulfonate ABC transporter substrate-binding protein, translating into MFTRRQTLGLFGAAAATTILPQVRSANAAATTLRIGWQKFGVLPLAKAAGALEKRLEAKGVRVEWNEFTSGPPLLEAVGAGALDFGVSGDVPPLFAQAAGGDLLYVGAYRGPAAFHGLLVQKDSPIQKLEDLKGKKVAYKRGSSAHNFALKVLAKAGLSLSDITEVDLPPPDAGAAFKTGSIDAWAIWDPFFAVAEADSHTRVLTTSEGLLDNWGYFLGNGAFTNANPEVIVDVIDELAKVGAAAQVNLDDTVKALAQITGVPADITRVTLTRSQADLGKVSLVPDAALTYQQALADDFYKLKIVPKQLTISDIVWHPKAS